From the Lathyrus oleraceus cultivar Zhongwan6 chromosome 4, CAAS_Psat_ZW6_1.0, whole genome shotgun sequence genome, one window contains:
- the LOC127075348 gene encoding DNA repair protein recA homolog 1, chloroplastic isoform X2 → MDFVFAPKPQTLILKPPSSFLFLPNNFHSLRPLSASKHLKIQCELEGKLNGSHSADFDARFLDRQKALEAAMNDINNSFGKGSVTRLGSAGGALVETFPSGCLSLDFALGGGLPKGRIVEIYGPESSGKTTLALHAIAEVQKLGGNAMLVDAEHAFDPAYSKALGVDVENLIVCQPDHGEMALENRMCRSGAIDLICVDSVSALTPRAEVEGEIGMQQMGLQARLMSQALRKMSGNASKAGCTLIFLNQIRYKIGVYYGNPEVTSGGIALKFFASVRLEVRPTGKIKSAKGDEEVGLKVRVRVQKSKVSRPYKVAEFDISFGEGVNKLGCILDCAEMMNIVLKKGSWYSYGEHRLGQGREKTLQYLKENLHLLEEVEKVVRSTMNDGTNQTSFSHAKNNPLLQQDEDIYEESL, encoded by the exons ATGGATTTTGTCTTCGCTCCAAAACCCCAAACTTTGATTCTCAAACCACCTTCTTCTTTTCTCTTTCTTCCTAACAACTTCCACTCTCTGCGTCCTCTCTCTGCTTCTAAACATCTCAAGATTCAATGCGAACTTGAAGGCAAACTCAATGGTTCTCATTCTGCTGATTTTGACGCTCGCTTCCTGGATAGG CAAAAGGCACTGGAAGCAGCAATGAATGATATAAACAACTCTTTCGGAAAAGGTAGTGTTACGAGATTGGGCAGTGCCGGTGGAGCTTTGGT TGAAACTTTTCCCAGTGGATGTTTGTCTTTAGACTTCGCTTTGGGTGGTGGTCTTCCAAAAGGAAGAATTGTAGAG ATATATGGACCAGAAAGCAGTGGGAAGACCACCCTAGCACTTCATGCTATTGCAGAAGTACAG AAGTTAGGAGGCAATGCAATGCTTGTTGATGCAGAGCATGCTTTTGATCCAGCATATTCTAAAGCATTAGGAGTGGATGTAGAAAATTTAATCGTGTGCCAACCAGATCATGGAGAGATGGCTCTTGAGA ATCGTATGTGTAGATCTGGCGCCATAGATCTCATTTGTGTTGACTCTGTCTCAGCTCTCACTCCCCGAGCAGAAGTTGAA GGTGAGATTGGAATGCAGCAAATGGGATTGCAGGCTCGTCTTATGAGCCAAGCTTTGCGTAAGATGTCTGGAAATGCATCTAAAGCTGGTTGTACGCTTATATTTTTGAACCAAATAAGATACAAG ATTGGTGTCTACTATGGAAATCCAGAAGTGACAAGTGGTGGAATTGCATTAAAGTTTTTTGCATCGGTTCGGCTAGAAGTTCGTCCTACAGGGAAGATAAAATCT GCCAAAGGAGACGAAGAAGTTGGCCTTAAAGTTCGTGTAAGAGTGCAAAAGAGCAAG GTGTCAAGGCCTTACAAAGTAGCTGAATTTGATATCTCATTTGGAGAGGGAGTTAATAAGCTG GGTTGCATTTTAGATTGTGCAGAAATGATGAATATTGTCTTAAAGAAGGGATCTTGGTACAGTTATGGGGAGCATCG GTTAGGACAAGGAAGAGAGAAAACATTGCAGTACTTGAAGGAGAACCTGCATCTTCTAGAAGAAGTTGAAAAG GTAGTTCGGTCTACAATGAATGATGGAACTAACCAAACAAGCTTTTCACATGCGAAGAACAATCCATTGCTTCAACAAGACGAAGATATTTACGAGGAAAGTCTATGA
- the LOC127075348 gene encoding DNA repair protein recA homolog 1, chloroplastic isoform X1, with the protein MDFVFAPKPQTLILKPPSSFLFLPNNFHSLRPLSASKHLKIQCELEGKLNGSHSADFDARFLDRQKALEAAMNDINNSFGKGSVTRLGSAGGALVETFPSGCLSLDFALGGGLPKGRIVEIYGPESSGKTTLALHAIAEVQKLGGNAMLVDAEHAFDPAYSKALGVDVENLIVCQPDHGEMALEIADRMCRSGAIDLICVDSVSALTPRAEVEGEIGMQQMGLQARLMSQALRKMSGNASKAGCTLIFLNQIRYKIGVYYGNPEVTSGGIALKFFASVRLEVRPTGKIKSAKGDEEVGLKVRVRVQKSKVSRPYKVAEFDISFGEGVNKLGCILDCAEMMNIVLKKGSWYSYGEHRLGQGREKTLQYLKENLHLLEEVEKVVRSTMNDGTNQTSFSHAKNNPLLQQDEDIYEESL; encoded by the exons ATGGATTTTGTCTTCGCTCCAAAACCCCAAACTTTGATTCTCAAACCACCTTCTTCTTTTCTCTTTCTTCCTAACAACTTCCACTCTCTGCGTCCTCTCTCTGCTTCTAAACATCTCAAGATTCAATGCGAACTTGAAGGCAAACTCAATGGTTCTCATTCTGCTGATTTTGACGCTCGCTTCCTGGATAGG CAAAAGGCACTGGAAGCAGCAATGAATGATATAAACAACTCTTTCGGAAAAGGTAGTGTTACGAGATTGGGCAGTGCCGGTGGAGCTTTGGT TGAAACTTTTCCCAGTGGATGTTTGTCTTTAGACTTCGCTTTGGGTGGTGGTCTTCCAAAAGGAAGAATTGTAGAG ATATATGGACCAGAAAGCAGTGGGAAGACCACCCTAGCACTTCATGCTATTGCAGAAGTACAG AAGTTAGGAGGCAATGCAATGCTTGTTGATGCAGAGCATGCTTTTGATCCAGCATATTCTAAAGCATTAGGAGTGGATGTAGAAAATTTAATCGTGTGCCAACCAGATCATGGAGAGATGGCTCTTGAGA TTGCAGATCGTATGTGTAGATCTGGCGCCATAGATCTCATTTGTGTTGACTCTGTCTCAGCTCTCACTCCCCGAGCAGAAGTTGAA GGTGAGATTGGAATGCAGCAAATGGGATTGCAGGCTCGTCTTATGAGCCAAGCTTTGCGTAAGATGTCTGGAAATGCATCTAAAGCTGGTTGTACGCTTATATTTTTGAACCAAATAAGATACAAG ATTGGTGTCTACTATGGAAATCCAGAAGTGACAAGTGGTGGAATTGCATTAAAGTTTTTTGCATCGGTTCGGCTAGAAGTTCGTCCTACAGGGAAGATAAAATCT GCCAAAGGAGACGAAGAAGTTGGCCTTAAAGTTCGTGTAAGAGTGCAAAAGAGCAAG GTGTCAAGGCCTTACAAAGTAGCTGAATTTGATATCTCATTTGGAGAGGGAGTTAATAAGCTG GGTTGCATTTTAGATTGTGCAGAAATGATGAATATTGTCTTAAAGAAGGGATCTTGGTACAGTTATGGGGAGCATCG GTTAGGACAAGGAAGAGAGAAAACATTGCAGTACTTGAAGGAGAACCTGCATCTTCTAGAAGAAGTTGAAAAG GTAGTTCGGTCTACAATGAATGATGGAACTAACCAAACAAGCTTTTCACATGCGAAGAACAATCCATTGCTTCAACAAGACGAAGATATTTACGAGGAAAGTCTATGA